Below is a window of Myroides profundi DNA.
TCTTCTTGTGTAAAGAAGTTCACATTCCAATCGTGAATATTATTCTTCTTGGTAATAATATTAATAATTCCAGTCACTGCATTCGCTCCATAGTCAACCCCCATTGCCCCTTCGACAATTTCTACTTGTTCGATATCATCTAGATTAATCTGAGTAAGATCCGTATTATTACCAAATCCCTCATCAGATATCATAGGAACATTATCAACTAATATTGTAAAATACTGAGCATCTAAACCAAACATTTTCACAGAAGACCTACCAGTACCTGCATTAGGTAAAATAGATATATTCATTACCTGATTTAAAGCATCTGCTAAAGTCACAGCTCCGAGATTCTCTAAACGTTGTCTATTCAAAACAGTTACATTATTAACTGCTTTATTAATAGACTGTGGACTGTACTGTCCAGAGATCACAATTTCTCCTAGATTAGCATTAGGTGGCGCGATTGTATCTTGTACTTGAGCAATACTCAAAAGTGGCAATGCACAAAAAGCACTCAGTACAAATATGGTATTACGCTTCATTTATCTTTAATTATTTTTTATTTAGATAGATTCTCGATTGCAAAGATAGAAAAATATCTTATTTAAAATGAATTTAAATAATTATTTTCAGAATAAAAAAACGAAGCGAATGCTTCGTTTTTTTATATAACAACCAATGTATCCTTATTTTTTTGGTAAAAACACCTCTGCCATCATACAGCGAGCACTTCCTCCACCACAAGCTTCAATTGTATCTAAGCTACTGTGTAAAATCGGACAATGCTTTTCGATTGCCTTAATCTGATTAGCGTCTAAACTATTAAAAGCCTGAGTAGACATTACTAAATAACGTTGATCGTTTGCTCCTTTTACTTGTAACATATTACCAGCAAAATTATTAACTTGTTCTTCAGTAATAGTAATAACTTCTTTTCCTGTGCTCTTTAAACTATTTAAAACAGTTTTTCTCTCTTGTTTATCATCAATACAATCTGCACAAATTACGGCAAATGTTTCAGCTAAACACATCATAACATTAGTGTGGTAGATATGCTTTCTTTCTCCATCTACTGTTTGAAACGCTTCAAAAATTACTGGATCTGTCTCAAAATCCTCACAAAACTCAATAACTAAACCTTCATCAGCACGTGGTGATAATGCACAATACGTCTTCTCATTAGCTCTGTCTAACAATAAACTTCCTGTACCTTCTAAGAATAAATCATCTTCTTCTGCCGATGTATAATCCCATATATCATCATCGATTTCAAAACCTTCTTTCTCCAAGATATCAAATATATCCTCTCTTCTCTCCAGTCTTCTATTCTCAGCAAACATTGGGTAAAGAACTACTTCTCCACTTTCGTGAAAAGAAATCCAGTTATTTGGAAAAATACTATCTGGCGTATCAGGATCTACAGTATCTTCTACTACAATAACATTAACTCCAACAGCTCTTAATTTTTCTACGAAAGCATCAAATTCTTGTTGCGCTTTTGCATTAACTGTAGCAGGAGTTGTATTATCAAGTACTTTTTGATAATAGTTATTTACCGCAGTTTGTTCGTTCATACGAAACGCCACAGGGCGAATCATTAATATTGTATTAGTAGTTTGATTCATAACATATATTTTAATCACGTATCAAAGGTAATGTAGAACATCTTAATAACCCCTCTTGTTTTGCAATTTCTGCATAAGGAATCTCTTCTACAACGAAATTATTTTCTCTTAACCAATTATTCAGTCTTGTGAAATTACGTTCAGACACAATAACTTCTGGGCTAATAGAAAATACATTCGAAAACATATGATACATTTCTTCTCTTTCAATGTGGAATAAGTTGTCTTTACCGAAAATTTCAACTAATTGATAGTATTCTTTCTCATCATAAAAACCACCTTTATAGATTATTCCTTTATCATTTCCGATTGGTTGAAAACAACAATCTAAATGCAATGCATTATCACGTGGTTCTGTTCTAGACTTCACCAAGTCAAATGATAAAACTGTTTTATTAGGGAATAATTCTTTAATAAAATCAACACCTAGTTGATTTGTTCTAGCTGTAATATATTCTTTATAATCTGGACGCTTGTAGCTTCCTATAAAAATATAATCATTCCATGGCATTACGTCTCCTCCTTCAAAGTGTACTTCTTCTGGAGCAGAGATTATAGATGCAGGATTAATTTGATCTAACACATACTGAATTGCATGTAATTCACGATCTCTATCTGGTAGGATATTCGCTTTAATGAATTTATCTTCAATCACAAATCCAATATCACGCGTAAAAATTTGATTGTAGTCTTCAATGATTTCAGGTCTATACACCTTTACATCATATTTTTCGAATACTTTATTAAAAGCATCCATTTCTTGAATCATGTCAGATTCTACAGGATAAGTACCTGCTTTAATATGCTCCAACGACTTTGGGTCGTAAGCTTCTTCTACTGTAGGTGTGGGTCCGATACTATTAGCTGTACCTAGGACCACAGCCCGCAATCTCGAGGTTTCATTCTTAACGTTTAACTTAAGCATAAATATTGATTTTCCACAAATATAACAAAATACTCTATATAGAAATTACTAAGTTACTAATAAAAAAAGGCACCTTAAAAAGGTGCCTCTATATAAAGAAAACTATTATTTTCTATCTTTCATTGGAACGAATGATCTTAAAGCTTCACCAACATATAACTGTCTAGGACGTCCGATTGGCTCTTTATTAATTCTCATTTCTTTCCACTGAGCAATCCATCCTGGTAAACGTCCAATAGCAAACATAACTGTGAACATCTCAGTAGGGATACCTAAAGCTCTATAAATAATTCCTGAGTAGAAATCAACATTAGGATATAAGTGTCTTTCTACGAAATAAGGATCTTTAAGCGCTGCTTCCTCTAATTTTTTAGCAATATCTAAAACAGGATCATCAACTCCTAATTTCCCTAATACTTCATCAGCTGCTTTTTTGATGATTCTAGCTCTTGGATCGAAGTTTTTATAAACTCTGTGTCCGAATCCCATTAAACGGAAAGAATCGTCTTTATCTTTAGCTTTGTTTAAA
It encodes the following:
- the ctlX gene encoding citrulline utilization hydrolase CtlX gives rise to the protein MNQTTNTILMIRPVAFRMNEQTAVNNYYQKVLDNTTPATVNAKAQQEFDAFVEKLRAVGVNVIVVEDTVDPDTPDSIFPNNWISFHESGEVVLYPMFAENRRLERREDIFDILEKEGFEIDDDIWDYTSAEEDDLFLEGTGSLLLDRANEKTYCALSPRADEGLVIEFCEDFETDPVIFEAFQTVDGERKHIYHTNVMMCLAETFAVICADCIDDKQERKTVLNSLKSTGKEVITITEEQVNNFAGNMLQVKGANDQRYLVMSTQAFNSLDANQIKAIEKHCPILHSSLDTIEACGGGSARCMMAEVFLPKK
- a CDS encoding dimethylarginine dimethylaminohydrolase family protein, producing the protein MLKLNVKNETSRLRAVVLGTANSIGPTPTVEEAYDPKSLEHIKAGTYPVESDMIQEMDAFNKVFEKYDVKVYRPEIIEDYNQIFTRDIGFVIEDKFIKANILPDRDRELHAIQYVLDQINPASIISAPEEVHFEGGDVMPWNDYIFIGSYKRPDYKEYITARTNQLGVDFIKELFPNKTVLSFDLVKSRTEPRDNALHLDCCFQPIGNDKGIIYKGGFYDEKEYYQLVEIFGKDNLFHIEREEMYHMFSNVFSISPEVIVSERNFTRLNNWLRENNFVVEEIPYAEIAKQEGLLRCSTLPLIRD